The genomic DNA aatgaccttctTACCCTTCtgacttcaatttctttttaaatttccttagatttctgccgaaaattcggcagaacCTCCCCTGTATTATTGatttatcccaaaattttcacctgtcaaataatctcagaaaccctaccaacagccagactaagtcaacaaacagattccaacctcaattccttatgttcaacatgatatcagagcattttctagggttttcaaggttgcaaggatcttctgcaaaactttaccttggcgcagaaactatgattggcccggtggtggatcccgcgtacttctacggcctgggggcgaaaaacaggttgaaaatgtgagtggaccaaagcaacaataatgttcttcaaaacaattctcataaaagtactgaaatccaacgcgtataaaaactctgtactcagatctttcataactgaacgaatataaaggtatctatacttgaaaaatcagaaaaactgacttaaaataactgaaaaccatagttaaataaaagaaactcaaaatcctttgaaataccaccagtttgtacccctgtcatttccgtcaattccctggcaggtctcgggcgtcacacaggatacccgagccgcaaactggcgaaatcagggggctatgatcagcctgccccgccggcagattcctcggtgacaccaagtcagctcgagtcgctctggcaggatgcaggggaccgtagtcagcctgatccgcaatcctggcaggtctcggggacacagagtcagccgagccgcaatcctggcaggtctcgggacaccaagtctgccgagccgcaaatcctggcactcacggtccgagcgtccccggaactcgtgaggcaagtcaagtgcactgactgaactataatcagactggatgtccgtagacattggtccgactctgggtaatcaccataaagaaaaacgggtacgaggtggtttaaaaataaagtcctttagaaaaatctgaatcaCAACTgaaaaactcaagtcgtgctgcgggctcaactgattcaaaactcaaactctgtttctgtaactggtaaataagcagcaccgacttatagaattattactgtactgatcatattcaagatcgtattaaaacttactcaaagaccgaatgaagaaacttactcaaataaactcatttataaaactcatttatataaaatcatttataaaatctattttatataaaagcacatcaattcatttatgaaatctgaattatgaaagaaggtccactcacagatggtccgagctacttcgatccctcggaggtctccttttaaaattctgtcgggctcctgatacctcactcgactgatttggttgagaaatgGAGGAGATCGAGCGGCTGGAAGTTCGGAtggcattcggacgaaccgtCGACTTCCATGGCAGATTCCGGCCGATTCCGACCACGGCAGCGGCGGAGGTGGGTAAGGAAACGTCGGCCGTCGTGTGCTGGTTTgtttggcaccggtctcggagatcAACTCCAAGCGAGGCGGCCGGTGCGACGTCGGGAAGGGAGGAAGGTCGCGGGCGAGGGCAgctgcgggaggagagagagaactgacgggggagaggagagagagtgatataaatatctgactttttgaccaaattaccattttgcccctcgcgatttttagaccataacttcttcgttacggctccgattcgggtctactccgtgtctacgaactcctttcgccgcgctctacgcaatggcgtaggcggaattcccaaattctttcccgattaaaaagtcaaattttccccattaaaatatgcgagggcaatttggtcatttcgctaaaagatattttccttacctttttagatattttctttctttttgatattttgttttgggttcttacaatttcAGCCATCTCTGATAACATATGAACATGATgtcaatattaataaaataaaataatggtaATTAACAACATGTAAACACCTAATAACAAAGAATACCAACCAAACAGTACCACGCATAATATAATGCtcacaaaatttaattaaatcaatctcCTTAAAagcccccaaaaaaaaccctaactcaATTCCAAAGCTACAGCTCAAAGTTTAAGAAAACGCAAGCTACACTTTCTTTCTCCTCGAAGAATTTCATCAgcactctctttctttctttccctctCTTATTTGTCATGCAAACTATGCCTGCCATGCTCTTCAAGATGAAATGGAATGCCCCCTATTTATAGTACTACATAGGCGGCAACTACTTTCCTTCAATTGGTCCAATGTATGGCAGCTGATAACATTTGGCACCAAGTTTAGATAGTTGTTTCTAGGTCGCCCACACCTCATGCTAAAATAGAGCTTAGTCATCTAGGTATAATGACACCTGTGAGTCTAAAGtgtaataaaaattaaagcaattaaataataaaaataatataatggCTGAAATTTTggctatatttttttttatataaaataaaatttgccAAATAATATAAGCACACATTTTATTCTTATATTATCgaacaaaaattaaagcatttaaataaaaatataatataatggCCGAATTTTTTGCAGTTGAgcgatattttttttttaatttaccgATATAATATAAGTATGGGAATTCACATggttggaattttttttgcgGTTGAGCGATAATATAAGTATGGGAATTCCAATAGTCATTTTGAGCCAACAAGACTTGTGCTTCACAGTCCACTCCTATTAAAACtctaaaataagaataaaataaaatcatacaGTGTAACATTGTACCAGTAATACTTTAGGTTCAATTTCAGATTAGTACTCTGAACTCTTACCTTTAAAGTACATTTGTCCCTATTCTCTCAATTTTAATACATACCCTAAGAATATCTCCAAGGGAGATATCAAatgcaaaatgttaaatttgaatttaatgaCTTATGTGGTAATTTAACACTTTGGAAAAATTTTAATTCCACTCGAAAtgccaaatatcatattattttattatattttaaaaagtaaatggGGCTTATATGATGCATAAAGTTTTAAATGATAATGGGGTCTATGactaaataatttaaaaataatatttgacatcaagatttttcatatgttatttttgacatatcTCTTCTAGCCTTCAAATCCATGTAGGATTTGACTACTCGATTGGAGCAACTTTAACCTTCAATTTTTGCCATTTCATGTccatgtggcaatttgacacatcggttggagatgctctaagcttttcaattttgtgcAATTTGGTTACGGCGTTAACTTCATCATCAAAATTTCTGTTAATTGCTTATGTGACAAGCCTGAGTCCCACTTATTCACTTCTTTTAATGTCAGTTGAAGGTTATTTGGTTAAAAAATCAATTGGTATTAATGCATGTAATGTGTTTTTCATAGGCTGAAAGACACCAATTACTTGAAAATACACTTCAATTGACATCGAAATAAACGAACAGGTGAGACTCATGCCTGCCATGCAAGCAATTAACCAAAATTTTGATGTCGAAGTTAACGCCATAACCAGattgcaaaaaattgaaaattttaaagtaTGTAATCGTTAAAATTAAGAGTGCAGAGGCAAACGTGACTTAAGGATAAGAATTCAGGTACTAAATCTAAGATTTTCACACCATCAACTTCTATTATAAGAAAACGATGAAAGAGCATGACTGCTTTATTTTACGTATTTTAAGCCTTCTGATAGTCAGGGCTGAAGTTACACACTGCCTCGAATTTGAGAACTATAGCCACTCTTGTCATCGTTGAACTTATCATAAAGCATGACACCTCCATACTTGGGAGATCCCTTAACAAAAGGAAACACTTGGTTTTTCAGATCATTTGGATTCACAAAGCCACTGTCAGCAGCTTGACGGGAAGCCGGAAGCCCAACGAAGAACTGGCCGGCTTTTATGGAGGTCCATTTGTTCCATGAGTCCCTGAAGGCATTGGGGTTGCTGGTGGTAAATTGACACTGAGGGTTGTTGTAGAATTGGACCCAAACATAGTCGAATAGGCCAGTGGACAGAGCACCATTGAGATACTGGTCAGGAAATGGGCATTGTGGTGCTGCACTTAAGTAGACTTTTTTGCCTCTTTTGCTGTAGTCAGACAACCTCCTAGCAAGTGCAGCATAGTGAGGTCCACCTTTCTCGATGTTGAAATCTATGCCGTCCAAAACGGCGCTGCCTAGAGGCCTTGAGTTTGAAATCTATGTAAAAAGATTTAGATATCAACTAGACTATTGAACTTAGCCATTCAAGTATCAATATGCAAAAGTAACAACGAGATAAGGCTatctaaaacaaaacatatacttattataatattactatttttaataactaaaaagaaaaatttctgaaaatatAACACGTACCAAGATaaatatacaatatatatatataatcaatttaaatatataagttataaactaaatatataacaaaatatttaatttcccaaaatataatatatataaaataagggGTTTCACACCCAGTCTGTTTGACACCTCGGTGGTTACGAGGTTTGTATTCActatcatatttttatattaataagatttattatttgttagaaaaatatgtCAATAACTTTGTTTGAAGTAcatttatatgaaaaatagctagattattgtttgaattttaaaaattgaaacttgaaaaataaaatcattgttttatttataaagaaaaaataaaatttaaataaatatatatatatattattagagaaaaataaatagactcgaatttaatatataaatataataataattttttttaaaacaaaaataatttaataaatggcCTTTAATCATGCATGGCCGAATTACCTCATCCCGGCCCACCCAAACATATGGGTCGTGTCATGTCGTGTCGGACCTGTAataactcaaaacaaaaatcataaattaattattaatttattatggtagaaagacaattttgccctcaccATATTTTATtggggaaaaagttgactttttgaccgagaaagaatttggaaatttccaCTTaagccgttgcgtagagcacgacgaaacgagtccgtagacacggagtggactcgaatcggagttgtaaagaagaaaatacggtcaaaatacagtgaagggcaaaacggtaatttggacaaaaatcagatttttatcccttctctctctcttccccctcagtttctctctcctccctcccgcGCGACCGCCTACCTTCCAGCCGATCCAGTCGCCGCCACCGACCACCCCGAACCACGGCGCCGGTACCAACGGGACCGCCTCGACCTCGCCGTCACGACTCGACCGGTCTCCGCCCACGAGCCGACCGGAGCTGACCGAAAAACGGAGAAATTCGATCGATTTTTGCCCAATTTTCAGGCCCTttgttctccctcaattctcctCTGATTTTGTCGAGTAAGGCATccgggaccaggcagacccgcagaaGAGACCTataggaggtctagctagctcggatcAGGAGCTGTAGAGTGCACAGGAAaaccaccaccgggccatatTGCCTTCCGAGCCATATCGTTACAAAAGTGTGGGTTTGTAAAAAGATTAACTTATCTGTATACTATTAGAACTACTATGATATTTGCCCTAGATGGAGAATTGAACTGGGTATTGTATCTTAAGTATGTTGGCTGTTGGTTGTATGGATATTTTTGCTCGTTctgacaggtggaaattttgggaCTGAGCaaattataggggagactctgccgaattttcggtaggagtcaaggttaaaatttcaagtagaagggcaaataggtcaattgtgccgacattcgccaagtgtcggacacacacagggttcgactcgaatttcaaagcggaatttggttcgggtcctgtcaatttggtatcagagcctggTTTCACTTCCTGTAAACTGTGCACTTTGGGCATtctcgttttcttttcaaaatccGTTTTCGTGACAGGACAGATGGGCCCTAAGGGCGGTGGTGTCCGTAGGGGGACTAGACAATTGTCCCGACGTAAGGGGATGGGATCCCCAGATCGGGTAGGAACTGTACCGGCATCTGAACCGTAGAGTAGTCTTTTGTTAGAGGCTCGTCAGAAGCCGTACCTGCTGTACCTAGTATGCAGGGAAATCCTAACGTCCAGTAGACTTTCGAGCTGTTAGCTCAGGCTTTAGCCATGATTGGGCAACCCAGAGATCTATCCGTGAGATAGGTGGATCAAGTAAAGAGGATTGGGGGGCTACAAATTTTGATGATGGTGGTTCCTAGCAGTAAATGAGGATTGAATTGAAAGGATGGAGCAGATCATGGAGGTCATGGCTGTTCCACAGAATAGTAGGGTTACTCTAGCCATCTCCTTCTTGAACAGAAACGCCAGACATTAGTGGGACTCGGTTAAGAGGAGATACCGGGATCTTTAACCATTACGTGGTAAGTAGTTAAAGCTGCATTTGACAGTCAGTACTATCCACAGGCCTACCAGATTGTGATGATGCAAGAGCTTTTACAGCTGGATAGGGGATAATGACTGTATCAGAGTACGAGAAAAGGGTTTCAACCATCTAAGTATTGTTTTCTACTAGTAAAGATTGGAAGTGAGAAGTATCACCTTGTTACGATGAGGTTACAGGCCTCTATCAGAGGTATTCTGATCAGTTAGTGGGTGATTAACTCTGGTGATGTGGTGATGTCTGCCTCGTTACTTGGCAGCAGCCAGGTGATGGTCAGACCACGGGGTGGCATAAGTGGTACTAGTCAGGGATTATTTAAGAGAGGCAGTTACAGTTCTGGATCATCGAGTGGCCGCAATTCTGGAGACTACCGACCTGGTGGAGGTTCCAGCCAAGGTAGTAGTATTGGAAACCGCTCTTGGGTTAGTGCAGCCAGAGGTGTTGGAAGATAGTTGTTGTCAGGATCTGGCAGGAGGAGTCGCCCCTAATGTGCCAGGTGTGGAAGGTACTATTCTGGGCCTTGCCAGTAAGGGCCCTACTGGAGGTTATTATTGTTGACAGTCTGGATCTTTTCGAAAGGATTGTCCGCTATTCCCTTAACATAGAGAGATCACAGCTGCATCGAAACAGGTATGCAAGGTAGATTACAGGAGATACCACAGTTTATGGAGGCTTTGTCCAGTGGTGGGCCCAGATCAGTGTAGCCAATCGAGACAGCAGTCAGCCGAGGGGACGTGGTGGACGTTCCAGGGCCACAAGAGGAGCGTATCACATGTCCCAGCAGGAAGCATATGCAGTACCTGCTGTAGCTACAGATTTAATTCCCTTTGGCATGGTTGACTGGATGTCATCTTAGGGTTAGATTGATTGGCCATATACCGTGCCTCAGTAGATGGCCCAGGAAAGAGTACCAGAGATaatgagatgaaattgaagatatTCCAGTCGTACAGGAATTTTCAGGTGGTTTTCTCGAGGACCTTCTTAGATTACTTTCTCATTGGGAGATCGAGTTCATTCTTGAGCTCGCTCCAGGAACGGAGCCTATTGCTCAGGCACTGTACAGAATGGCACCAGGAAAGTGGAAGGAGTTAAAGACTCAATTGCAGGAGTTGATAGAGAAGGGATTCATTCAGCCTAGTTTCTCTCCTTGAGGTGCTCCAGTGTTATTTAAGGAAGATGATGTCACCATGAGGTTATGCATGGACTCAAGATAGCTGAACAAGATCACAGTGTGGAATAGATGTCCATTGCCTCGCAGTGAGGAATTGTTTAAGCAACTGAAGGGTGCCAAGGTATTTTCAAAAAGTGACCTGAGGCCTGGATATCATCAGTTACGAGTTAAGAGAAGAGTATGTGCCTAAAACAACGTGTTAAATGAGGTATGGGCACTATGAAATTCTGGTGATGCCATGCGGGTTAAAAAATGTGCCAGCTGCATGTTGGACCCCCTTGAACAGAGTGTTTCGGTATTACTGAGATCGCTTCGTGACTGTGTGCCTAGAGGACATTTTGGTGTATTCTAAGAAACAGAAGGCACGTATGATATATTTAAACGTTGGGTGGTGGACTTTGAGAAGGAAGCAACTTTATGCCAATTTCAGCAAGTGTCCATGTTGGGTAGACAGAGTGAGTTTCTTGGGACACATGAACTCTGCAGAGGGCATTTTTGTTGATCCTCAAAAGATCGAAGTAGTAGTAAAGTGGCTACGGCCAACCAGTGTTACTGAGAGTTGCCTTGTAACAAGGATTTGGGTTTATGCTGATACAGCATGGTAGAGTGCGCATCTATGTGTCTAGGCAACTGAAGAAGCATAAGTCGAAGTCTCTTATTCATGATTTGGAACGGGCCACAGTAATTTTGACGTCGAAAAGTTGGCGGCAGTATCTTTATAAGGAAATATGCCAGATCTTTACAGATCATAAAGATTACAATATTTATTCACacaggaggaagaaaaaatggAGGCAAAGAAGATGGTCAGAGCTGATAAAAGATTAGGACTACATCACCGAATATCATTCAGGACAAGTTGATGTTGTTACAGATACACTCAGTATGAAATCCTCAAGAGCAGTAGCTTATCTCCGAGGGAGATATTTATCAGTAATGATAGGACTGAGGAAACTCAAAGTTGGGTTAGATATGGATAATCAGGAAGCACTGTTAACCACTTTTCAGGGAAGATCAGTGCTAAGAGCACGAATACCCGCAGCTCAATTTCAGGATCTTGATTTGCATCCTACGAGTGAAGGTTGGATTATATGATATGAATaatgaagttttaaaaaaatggggATTTTACTAGTGACCTTTTGTGATGAAAGAAATAGCAGAGTATGTCAGAAGGTGTTTAATTTATTAGCAAGTGATAGCTGAACGACAGGAACCATCAGGGTGCTTGCAACTACTTCCGATTCCTGAAGGGAAGTGGGAGTAACTTACGATAGATTTTGTGTTCAACTTTCCCGAGCACAGAGTAAGCAGGAAGA from Prunus dulcis unplaced genomic scaffold, ALMONDv2, whole genome shotgun sequence includes the following:
- the LOC117613193 gene encoding basic endochitinase-like, whose product is MVETLFSYSDTVIIPYPAVKALASSQSGRPVDSTAGTASDEPLTKDYSTVQMPISNSRPLGSAVLDGIDFNIEKGGPHYAALARRLSDYSKRGKKVYLSAAPQCPFPDQYLNGALSTGLFDYVWVQFYNNPQCQFTTSNPNAFRDSWNKWTSIKAGQFFVGLPASRQAADSGFVNPNDLKNQVFPFVKGSPKYGGVMLYDKFNDDKSGYSSQIRGSV